A genomic stretch from Shewanella sediminis HAW-EB3 includes:
- a CDS encoding cytochrome c has product MQKTVLSITLLASLFGVVAEANSMPDPYAEPAAAIQARQGVHRLMGASLMDAGAIATGKKPWNGFTMLNRVDSLAGLSIIYNDFFFVPDSFTESKASDDLLERKEEFQSRSKALKNATLGLRLAVRNHDGNSSMKAVVTTIQACNACHQSFMKPATRLILPLPDAPAGH; this is encoded by the coding sequence ATGCAGAAGACAGTTCTCTCAATAACTTTGCTTGCAAGCCTATTTGGTGTTGTAGCAGAAGCTAATTCAATGCCCGATCCCTACGCCGAACCTGCGGCGGCAATTCAAGCGCGCCAAGGTGTTCACCGCCTCATGGGGGCTAGCCTGATGGATGCTGGCGCCATCGCCACCGGTAAGAAACCGTGGAATGGTTTTACCATGCTTAACCGTGTGGATTCGTTGGCAGGTTTATCCATCATATATAACGATTTTTTCTTTGTGCCTGACTCCTTCACTGAAAGTAAGGCCAGTGATGACTTGCTGGAACGTAAGGAGGAGTTTCAGAGCCGATCTAAGGCGCTTAAAAATGCCACCCTTGGTCTGCGTTTAGCGGTTCGAAACCATGATGGTAATTCCAGTATGAAAGCCGTAGTGACTACTATTCAGGCCTGCAATGCCTGTCATCAGAGCTTTATGAAGCCTGCAACAAGGTTGATTTTACCCCTGCCCGATGCACCTGCCGGACATTAG
- a CDS encoding TetR/AcrR family transcriptional regulator, with protein sequence MTGKVTRQRFSKNQWLEAGLKMLSNQGVDKLSIGNLSRTVGVAKTSFYWHFKDRQDLLDHMLEYWVSEFNAVLTDNPDLPQLPPKQRLQAIADTVVGQDLAKYELAIRGWASHDEAAMAVFDNIHSRRMAVIQRAFADAAFDEQEQKTRAELFNCYLNWGKVMNNDPLSFKTTVNRLIPMLLQAPAEAD encoded by the coding sequence ATGACCGGTAAAGTAACGCGCCAACGTTTTTCCAAGAATCAATGGTTGGAGGCTGGGTTAAAAATGCTATCAAACCAAGGTGTTGATAAGCTAAGCATAGGTAATTTGTCTCGCACTGTCGGTGTCGCCAAGACCAGCTTCTACTGGCACTTTAAAGACAGACAAGATCTACTCGATCATATGCTGGAGTACTGGGTATCTGAATTTAACGCTGTGTTAACGGACAACCCGGATCTGCCACAACTTCCGCCTAAACAGCGACTGCAAGCCATCGCCGATACTGTAGTCGGACAAGATCTAGCCAAATATGAGTTAGCCATCCGCGGCTGGGCCAGCCACGACGAGGCAGCCATGGCGGTGTTCGACAATATTCACTCACGCCGAATGGCCGTGATTCAACGGGCCTTTGCCGACGCCGCTTTCGATGAGCAGGAGCAGAAGACCCGTGCAGAACTCTTTAACTGTTACCTGAACTGGGGCAAGGTGATGAACAACGACCCCCTATCATTTAAGACAACGGTAAACAGACTTATCCCTATGCTGCTTCAAGCGCCAGCTGAAGCAGATTAA
- the ric gene encoding iron-sulfur cluster repair di-iron protein, whose amino-acid sequence MSVTEQTEVSLSEQRVGQLVADDFRYAHVFSQFGIDFCCGGGRTLAAACDKAGIALSEVETALSKINSEGQKDDALNQLPLGELIDYIEANHHAYVREKAPLLMEYSQKMVRAHGERHAEIKPFAGWVRALIDDLTPHLMKEEKILFPAIRAMAAGETVEGCFGHIGNPINAMQHEHDDAGHMFEKLHELTNHFQPPEHACTTWRVCYATLAEFEADLMQHIHLENNILFPKALAL is encoded by the coding sequence ATGAGTGTTACAGAGCAAACTGAGGTCTCCTTATCTGAACAGCGTGTCGGTCAGCTTGTGGCCGATGACTTTCGCTATGCCCATGTATTTAGTCAATTTGGTATCGATTTTTGCTGTGGTGGGGGGCGAACATTAGCCGCTGCCTGCGACAAGGCCGGTATCGCACTATCTGAAGTCGAAACGGCACTCAGTAAGATTAACTCTGAAGGCCAAAAAGATGATGCGCTTAATCAATTGCCGCTCGGTGAACTCATTGACTACATAGAAGCCAATCATCACGCCTATGTCAGAGAGAAGGCGCCTCTGTTAATGGAATACAGCCAGAAGATGGTACGAGCACATGGTGAACGTCACGCAGAAATTAAACCTTTTGCGGGCTGGGTACGCGCATTAATCGACGATCTGACTCCGCACCTGATGAAAGAGGAGAAAATCCTGTTTCCGGCCATCAGAGCCATGGCTGCCGGCGAAACCGTCGAGGGGTGCTTCGGCCATATCGGCAACCCCATCAATGCGATGCAGCATGAACATGACGATGCGGGTCATATGTTCGAGAAACTTCATGAGCTGACCAATCATTTCCAGCCACCGGAGCATGCATGCACCACATGGCGTGTTTGTTACGCGACGCTGGCCGAGTTCGAGGCTGACTTAATGCAGCACATTCACCTCGAAAATAATATCCTCTTCCCTAAGGCATTAGCCCTCTAA
- a CDS encoding HupE/UreJ family protein: protein MMRLAVLVFVILFSSLPVQAHELHSSGGFITGFNHPVLGFDHLLAMLCVGILSTQLGGKAIWTVPTAFVIFMLVGGILGLLSIPVPFVEMGIAVSVLLLGVALAIDKRLPQLLVMAFVGVFAIFHGHAHGVEMPQLANPILYALGFISGTATIHIVGVLLGMGMQHVSKQYNLMRMSGGVIALIGGYLLIGS from the coding sequence ATGATGCGTTTAGCTGTTTTAGTGTTTGTCATCCTCTTTTCGTCATTGCCGGTACAGGCCCATGAGCTCCACTCCTCAGGTGGTTTTATCACCGGATTTAACCATCCCGTTCTGGGTTTCGATCACCTGTTAGCCATGCTGTGCGTGGGAATCTTAAGTACCCAGCTCGGTGGCAAGGCTATCTGGACCGTCCCCACCGCATTCGTCATATTTATGCTTGTTGGCGGTATTCTTGGATTGCTTTCAATTCCGGTTCCGTTTGTAGAGATGGGTATTGCGGTTTCGGTCCTGTTGTTAGGAGTAGCCTTAGCCATCGATAAGCGATTACCTCAACTACTTGTGATGGCATTTGTTGGTGTATTTGCCATATTTCATGGTCATGCCCATGGTGTCGAGATGCCACAGTTAGCTAATCCGATTCTCTATGCATTGGGGTTTATCAGCGGCACTGCGACGATACATATTGTCGGGGTATTGTTAGGTATGGGGATGCAGCATGTGAGCAAGCAGTATAACTTGATGCGGATGTCTGGAGGCGTAATCGCGCTAATTGGTGGTTATCTGCTGATAGGTAGTTAA
- a CDS encoding HAD-IA family hydrolase, producing the protein MVHSYIRTRDFRAISFDLDDTLYDNRPVLKRAEASLMAFLYREYGKTCRWERTDWIALKTSLLHKYPELIHDTTAARFVMLEQGLLILGYSRADAETGAQRGLDHFLKDRSDFTVSTSIITMLEELGSRYPLIGLTNGNVDAAKIGLDSVFQFVLHPGDGTRKKPYPDMFYTACRRLNIAHQTLLHVGDSYLNDIQGARMAGCQSVWLNPAYDRTRVDKGAGMLPHIEIDDISELSVLLS; encoded by the coding sequence ATGGTCCACTCTTACATAAGGACACGAGATTTTCGTGCAATTAGCTTCGACCTCGACGATACCTTATACGATAACCGTCCTGTCCTAAAACGGGCTGAGGCATCATTAATGGCGTTTCTCTATCGGGAGTACGGTAAGACTTGTCGATGGGAAAGGACCGACTGGATAGCGTTAAAAACCTCCTTGCTGCATAAATACCCTGAACTGATTCACGATACTACGGCCGCAAGATTCGTGATGTTGGAACAGGGGTTGCTCATATTAGGTTATTCGAGAGCGGATGCTGAAACCGGTGCGCAGCGAGGGCTCGACCACTTTCTGAAAGATAGATCTGACTTTACCGTCTCCACTTCGATTATCACAATGCTTGAGGAGCTGGGCAGCAGGTACCCCCTGATAGGGTTGACCAATGGCAATGTCGATGCAGCCAAGATAGGTTTGGATTCCGTTTTTCAGTTTGTACTCCACCCCGGAGACGGAACAAGAAAGAAGCCTTACCCGGATATGTTCTACACCGCATGTCGAAGACTGAATATTGCTCATCAGACCTTACTGCATGTTGGTGATAGCTATCTTAACGATATTCAAGGGGCGAGAATGGCCGGGTGTCAATCGGTATGGCTTAACCCTGCATATGACAGAACTCGGGTCGACAAAGGCGCAGGCATGTTACCCCATATAGAGATCGACGATATATCTGAGTTGTCAGTACTTCTTTCCTAA
- the xerC gene encoding tyrosine recombinase XerC, with protein sequence MDVEWFQKFESYLSAERQLSKHTVRNYLYELERVSKRLDETTSWLDVTREQLQGALSQIHRQGLSPRSISLTLSAIKQFCDFLLAEGAIQANPAMSLSAPKQNKPLPKNMDLDSVTHLLEIDGDDPLSVRDKAIMELFYSSGLRLAELAALDVKDIDFGERQVKVMGKGSKERIVPIGNMAMNAIECWLTCRKGIVCEDGALFVTGKGKRLAHRSIQARLAKWGQEQALNMRVHPHKLRHSFATHMLESSADLRAVQELLGHANLSTTQIYTSLDFQHLAKVYDGAHPRAKAKSTAKAGKN encoded by the coding sequence ATGGACGTCGAATGGTTTCAGAAATTTGAGAGTTACCTCAGTGCAGAGCGTCAACTATCTAAACATACGGTACGTAACTATCTGTATGAGTTAGAGCGGGTCAGTAAGCGACTGGATGAAACCACCTCATGGCTTGATGTTACCCGAGAGCAACTTCAAGGAGCATTGAGCCAGATTCACCGGCAAGGGCTCAGCCCTCGTTCCATATCACTCACACTGTCTGCGATAAAACAGTTCTGTGACTTCCTGCTTGCAGAGGGAGCTATCCAGGCTAACCCGGCAATGAGTCTGAGTGCCCCAAAGCAAAATAAACCTCTGCCCAAAAATATGGATCTTGATTCGGTCACTCATCTTCTGGAGATAGATGGCGATGATCCATTGAGTGTGCGTGATAAAGCCATTATGGAGCTATTTTACTCCTCAGGATTGCGTCTGGCGGAACTCGCTGCCTTGGATGTAAAGGATATCGACTTTGGTGAGAGGCAGGTAAAGGTGATGGGGAAGGGGAGCAAGGAGCGAATCGTGCCTATCGGTAATATGGCGATGAATGCTATCGAATGCTGGTTAACCTGCAGAAAGGGGATAGTCTGTGAAGATGGTGCCCTGTTTGTTACCGGTAAGGGTAAGCGTTTAGCACATCGAAGTATTCAGGCCAGATTGGCAAAGTGGGGGCAGGAGCAGGCGCTGAATATGCGCGTTCATCCCCATAAGCTCAGACACTCTTTTGCAACCCATATGCTAGAATCCAGCGCCGATCTCAGGGCTGTTCAGGAGTTACTCGGACATGCCAATTTATCGACGACACAGATATACACCAGCTTAGACTTCCAGCATTTAGCGAAAGTCTATGATGGCGCACATCCGAGAGCTAAAGCTAAATCGACAGCGAAAGCAGGAAAAAACTGA
- a CDS encoding DUF484 family protein produces the protein MSDASKVKKEVPFDEILIREYLLDNPDFFSRYPELLLAMRIPHAERGAVSLVERKQEMLRSRVQQLEEEITSLMGMATRNEMIYMFNTALSLKLLECEDLGELRQALSEGLKSQFHFSHVRLITVHDLDSELSRIWSKRLSQGHYFGRLTIEESKRLFGSDVGSVALSRLSEQCGQVIFAIASQDAMHFHPEMDNLLLDQLKQLLDHLLPKL, from the coding sequence ATGAGTGATGCATCTAAAGTGAAAAAAGAAGTCCCCTTCGACGAAATACTAATACGTGAATATCTGTTGGATAATCCCGATTTTTTCAGTCGATATCCAGAATTGCTATTAGCCATGCGAATTCCCCACGCCGAGCGCGGAGCCGTATCTCTGGTTGAACGAAAGCAGGAGATGCTGAGAAGTCGGGTGCAGCAGCTTGAGGAGGAGATCACCTCCTTGATGGGAATGGCGACCCGTAATGAAATGATCTATATGTTCAATACGGCACTGTCGCTTAAATTACTGGAATGTGAAGATCTCGGAGAATTAAGGCAAGCCTTATCCGAGGGGCTAAAGTCTCAGTTCCATTTTAGTCACGTCAGACTTATTACTGTACATGATCTCGATAGTGAACTGTCGCGGATCTGGAGCAAACGCTTGAGCCAGGGGCATTACTTCGGGCGCCTGACCATCGAAGAGTCTAAACGTCTGTTCGGTAGCGACGTGGGATCTGTGGCATTATCCAGATTGTCTGAGCAGTGTGGGCAGGTGATTTTTGCTATCGCGAGTCAGGATGCGATGCACTTTCATCCCGAGATGGATAATCTACTGTTGGATCAGCTTAAGCAGCTTTTAGATCACTTATTGCCAAAATTATAA
- the dapF gene encoding diaminopimelate epimerase, translating into MIHFTKMHGLGNDFMVVDGVTQNVFFSPEQIKRLADRNFGIGFDQLLLVEPPYDPDLDFHYRIFNADGGEVEQCGNGARCFARFVRNKGLTNKQKIRVSTSNGKITLRLERDGNVTVNMGIPVLEPGRIPFNAKKMEKTYLLQATNPDSTMQTFLFGAVSMGNPHCVLDVEDIEAADVEGIGALLTRHERFPKGVNVGFMQIINSGHIKLRVYERGAAETLACGTGACAAAVVGQLQGKLDNCVRVDLPGGTLTINWEGEGKPLWMTGPAEHVYDGQIQQ; encoded by the coding sequence TTGATCCATTTTACTAAGATGCACGGCTTAGGTAATGATTTTATGGTGGTCGATGGAGTAACACAGAATGTGTTCTTCTCACCTGAGCAGATCAAGCGCCTTGCCGATCGAAATTTTGGTATCGGTTTCGATCAGTTGCTACTGGTAGAACCCCCTTATGATCCGGATCTGGATTTTCACTATCGCATATTTAATGCCGATGGTGGCGAGGTCGAACAGTGTGGCAATGGTGCCCGTTGTTTTGCCCGTTTCGTTCGTAATAAGGGGCTGACTAATAAACAGAAAATCAGAGTCAGCACTTCAAATGGCAAGATCACACTAAGGCTCGAAAGAGACGGTAATGTGACGGTTAATATGGGCATTCCGGTGCTTGAACCAGGGAGAATTCCATTCAATGCTAAGAAAATGGAAAAGACATACCTGCTTCAGGCGACGAATCCTGATTCAACTATGCAGACCTTCCTGTTTGGTGCCGTTTCCATGGGCAACCCTCACTGTGTATTGGATGTAGAAGACATTGAGGCTGCAGATGTTGAAGGTATTGGCGCGCTGCTTACCCGCCATGAACGTTTTCCTAAAGGGGTCAATGTGGGTTTTATGCAGATCATCAACTCAGGACATATCAAGTTGAGAGTTTATGAACGAGGAGCTGCAGAGACCTTAGCTTGCGGAACGGGTGCCTGCGCCGCTGCAGTTGTGGGGCAGCTACAAGGAAAATTAGACAATTGTGTGCGTGTCGATCTTCCTGGCGGTACCCTGACGATTAACTGGGAAGGGGAAGGTAAGCCGCTGTGGATGACCGGGCCCGCCGAACACGTATATGATGGACAGATACAACAATGA
- the lysA gene encoding diaminopimelate decarboxylase, giving the protein MDHFLYKNNELQAEDCQVAQLAQTYGTPLYIYSRATLERHWHAFDRAVANHPHLICYAVKANSNIAVLNVLARLGSGFDIVSGGELSRVIEAGGSPDKVVFSGVGKTVAEMEMALNLGIHCFNVESAAELEQLNLVAVQLGKVAPVSLRVNPDVDAGTHPYISTGLKENKFGIAMDEAEAIFARANSLPGLEVKGVDCHIGSQLTEIQPFLDAMDRMLALIDRLAEQGINIEHFDVGGGLGVTYDDETPPQPDVYAAALLERLGGRDLKLIFEPGRAIAANAGIFVTQVLYLKGNSDKHFALVDGAMNDLIRPSLYSAWQNIIPVKPREGETRNYDIVGPVCETGDFLGKDRELNLDAGDFLAVRSSGAYGFTMSSNYNSRPRAAEIMVDGSRAHLIREREKLSQLWQGEQLLP; this is encoded by the coding sequence TTGGATCATTTTCTCTATAAAAATAATGAGCTACAGGCCGAAGATTGCCAGGTTGCCCAGCTAGCTCAAACCTACGGAACACCTTTATACATCTATTCTCGTGCGACATTAGAGCGTCATTGGCATGCTTTTGACCGTGCGGTCGCGAATCATCCGCATCTCATCTGTTATGCGGTGAAAGCCAATTCAAATATTGCTGTACTCAATGTGCTTGCACGTTTGGGCAGTGGCTTCGATATTGTCTCGGGTGGCGAACTCTCCCGGGTGATCGAGGCTGGGGGCTCACCCGATAAGGTGGTTTTCTCTGGTGTCGGTAAAACGGTTGCCGAGATGGAGATGGCATTAAACCTGGGAATTCACTGTTTCAATGTTGAATCGGCCGCAGAACTCGAACAACTCAACCTTGTTGCGGTGCAGCTGGGGAAAGTCGCACCGGTATCTTTGCGAGTGAACCCCGATGTCGATGCAGGCACTCACCCCTATATCTCTACCGGGCTTAAAGAGAATAAGTTTGGTATCGCCATGGATGAAGCCGAAGCTATCTTCGCTCGAGCGAACAGTTTGCCTGGATTGGAAGTTAAGGGGGTCGATTGTCATATCGGCTCACAATTGACAGAGATACAGCCGTTTCTCGATGCCATGGATCGCATGCTTGCCTTAATCGATAGATTGGCCGAGCAGGGGATTAACATTGAGCATTTCGATGTCGGTGGCGGCTTAGGCGTGACCTATGATGATGAAACGCCTCCTCAGCCGGATGTTTACGCTGCCGCCTTGCTTGAGCGTTTGGGCGGGAGAGATCTAAAACTTATTTTTGAGCCTGGTCGTGCGATCGCGGCCAATGCCGGTATTTTTGTTACTCAGGTTCTCTACCTTAAAGGTAACAGTGATAAACACTTTGCCCTGGTCGATGGTGCTATGAACGATCTCATTCGTCCTTCACTTTACAGCGCTTGGCAAAACATAATTCCGGTGAAGCCTCGAGAAGGTGAAACACGTAATTACGATATCGTGGGCCCGGTATGTGAAACGGGGGATTTCTTAGGTAAAGACAGAGAATTAAATCTCGATGCCGGCGATTTTCTTGCGGTTAGATCATCGGGTGCTTATGGTTTTACTATGTCGTCGAATTATAATTCCCGTCCCAGAGCGGCCGAAATCATGGTCGATGGCAGTCGGGCACATCTTATTCGTGAACGAGAAAAATTGTCACAGCTATGGCAAGGTGAGCAACTACTGCCGTAA
- the lptM gene encoding LPS translocon maturation chaperone LptM, with the protein MRVCSLILLGSLFIVACGQKGPLYKSPDKQDNQEQTKEQPKKESNKE; encoded by the coding sequence ATGAGAGTGTGTTCATTGATATTGCTTGGTAGCCTTTTTATCGTCGCGTGCGGTCAAAAGGGACCCTTGTATAAATCGCCGGACAAACAAGATAATCAGGAACAAACAAAAGAACAGCCAAAGAAAGAAAGCAATAAGGAATAG
- the cyaY gene encoding iron donor protein CyaY: protein MAMTDSEFHQLADEMFQAIDNAIEQAIDEQDADIDIDASGNVLQLEFPDTSKIVINKQEPLHQIWVATKFGGYHFSFVEGRWIDERNGGEFMPFVIDSIQRQGDIQLSL, encoded by the coding sequence ATGGCAATGACAGACTCTGAATTTCATCAACTGGCCGATGAAATGTTTCAAGCCATAGATAACGCCATCGAGCAAGCCATCGATGAACAGGATGCCGATATCGACATTGATGCCTCTGGAAATGTGCTGCAGTTAGAGTTTCCGGATACATCGAAAATTGTGATAAATAAACAGGAACCCTTGCATCAGATCTGGGTTGCAACCAAGTTCGGTGGCTACCATTTCTCTTTCGTGGAAGGTCGGTGGATCGATGAAAGAAATGGCGGTGAGTTTATGCCGTTCGTTATCGACTCTATTCAGCGTCAAGGTGACATCCAGCTTTCGCTATAA
- a CDS encoding class I adenylate cyclase has product MINEQSQFIENAERLNRIRLARALAILSPLKRDLLRLIPLLFHYHRAGYPGYNGSMTPSGVFNYVPSESELAACDTLDLVKPTQHRVKQAAIEGVYSMGSMASFGQNPKSDIDVWLVHDRLLTKEECRLLEDKSSLLTGWFAQYGLEVNIYLVHPEQFSKASISEDESLHPIGQEHSGSAQHWLLLEEFYRSQICLAGKTVAWWPNAQRADELLYLGDVSHIPASEYFGASLWQLYKGLDKPHKALLKVLLLEAYATEYPDTLLVSEKVWQRTIDGDFSAANDAYYLLYESIEAYLEKQQDLSRLEIVRRCFYLKCGIRLSEFEQAKDWRYHKLRSLVDSWNWSQSLIDTLDHCDDWHCGQLQWFNEQLNELMLGSYQTLIQFASTNKLNGSFRLSELGLLTRKLHTYFSADTQQIISLNRLWSDSIAEPDLTIIYSHNDNEYCLYRCPPYSRNFIGQRAVYRSRSKAKLLAWAALNGVSTQVTTWYEFANGSGKSEYLTTAAKRLISFFDLKERRVSKMDLCQPWRYKKLILLLNFNSDPTAQWQGQEIMVDYMNANIFSLGRRQQNMLASIDIISLNSWGEWHCHHYEGEVGILNALAFIIPGIRLAAEDISIEVISCSAKLKSQFERTVTGLVQRAVRLSLQVSSSSTLVYPLKVGKVQYGIFFNSKGMVFQDLKDAKAFYQQLTMKKVIELPRPDLGNEPFTKIPDVIQDFAAHGAIQYFLRQSKHGLDVFVLNEKNELNHYVQQGANVDELVSQVSHHHAFEEPDTSTQRFNLPQFFRLIRIDGRLRAIPFGVSVDEAEMDF; this is encoded by the coding sequence TTGATCAATGAGCAGAGCCAATTTATCGAAAACGCTGAACGATTAAATCGGATCAGACTGGCTCGTGCGCTCGCGATACTCTCTCCACTAAAAAGAGACCTCTTAAGACTTATTCCACTTCTATTTCATTACCATAGAGCTGGTTACCCTGGTTATAACGGTTCCATGACGCCTTCCGGCGTCTTCAATTATGTCCCTTCTGAGAGTGAGCTTGCCGCTTGTGATACGCTCGACTTAGTCAAGCCAACTCAGCATCGAGTCAAGCAGGCTGCTATTGAAGGGGTCTACAGTATGGGGAGCATGGCCAGCTTTGGTCAGAACCCCAAGAGTGATATCGATGTGTGGCTGGTTCACGACCGTTTGCTGACTAAAGAGGAGTGCCGATTACTCGAGGATAAATCATCGCTTCTAACTGGCTGGTTTGCTCAATATGGGTTGGAAGTTAATATTTATCTGGTTCATCCGGAACAGTTCTCAAAGGCATCAATATCCGAGGATGAATCGCTTCATCCTATAGGTCAGGAGCATAGTGGGAGTGCACAACATTGGTTGTTGCTTGAGGAGTTTTATCGCAGTCAAATCTGTTTAGCGGGTAAAACCGTCGCATGGTGGCCAAATGCTCAGAGAGCCGATGAGCTGTTATATTTAGGGGACGTGAGCCACATCCCCGCGAGCGAGTACTTCGGTGCTTCTCTATGGCAACTCTACAAAGGCTTAGACAAGCCACATAAAGCACTACTCAAGGTACTGCTTCTTGAGGCGTATGCCACAGAATACCCAGATACCTTACTGGTTAGCGAGAAGGTATGGCAGCGAACCATAGATGGTGATTTCTCTGCTGCGAACGATGCTTATTATCTTCTTTATGAATCGATCGAAGCCTATCTTGAAAAACAGCAAGATTTGAGTCGATTGGAGATCGTTCGTCGTTGCTTTTACCTCAAATGCGGTATTCGATTGAGTGAGTTTGAACAGGCAAAAGATTGGCGTTATCACAAACTGAGAAGTTTAGTCGATAGCTGGAATTGGTCACAGAGCCTCATCGATACACTGGATCACTGTGACGATTGGCATTGCGGCCAGCTGCAATGGTTTAATGAGCAGCTCAATGAACTCATGCTAGGCAGTTATCAGACGCTAATTCAATTTGCTTCAACCAATAAGCTAAACGGAAGTTTCAGGCTATCAGAGTTAGGGTTACTGACCCGAAAACTTCATACCTATTTCAGCGCCGATACTCAGCAGATCATTAGCTTAAATCGTCTTTGGAGTGACTCCATTGCCGAGCCGGATTTGACGATCATCTATAGTCACAATGATAATGAGTACTGTCTGTATCGTTGCCCCCCTTATTCGAGAAATTTTATTGGCCAGAGAGCCGTTTACCGTTCCAGAAGCAAAGCAAAACTGCTCGCTTGGGCGGCATTAAATGGTGTTTCAACTCAGGTGACTACCTGGTATGAGTTTGCAAATGGTAGCGGGAAATCAGAATATTTAACGACGGCAGCTAAGAGATTAATCTCTTTCTTCGATCTCAAAGAAAGACGCGTATCTAAGATGGATCTGTGTCAGCCGTGGCGATACAAAAAACTGATCCTGCTGCTTAACTTCAATAGCGACCCGACTGCTCAATGGCAAGGGCAGGAGATCATGGTCGATTATATGAATGCCAATATCTTCTCCCTGGGACGTCGTCAGCAAAACATGCTGGCATCGATCGACATCATCAGTTTGAACTCATGGGGTGAATGGCATTGCCACCATTACGAGGGAGAAGTGGGTATATTAAATGCGTTGGCGTTTATCATACCGGGTATAAGACTGGCTGCCGAAGATATATCCATAGAGGTCATCAGCTGTTCGGCTAAGCTTAAATCTCAGTTCGAGCGCACCGTGACAGGGCTGGTTCAACGAGCGGTTCGTTTAAGCTTGCAAGTATCGAGTTCATCGACATTGGTCTATCCGTTGAAAGTCGGAAAGGTACAGTACGGGATCTTTTTTAACAGTAAAGGGATGGTTTTTCAGGACCTTAAAGATGCCAAGGCTTTCTATCAACAGCTCACCATGAAGAAGGTGATAGAGTTACCCAGACCCGATCTTGGTAACGAACCTTTTACAAAAATCCCAGATGTGATTCAGGACTTTGCCGCCCATGGTGCGATTCAATATTTTCTTCGTCAAAGCAAACATGGCTTAGATGTGTTTGTACTTAATGAAAAAAATGAGTTGAATCATTACGTTCAACAGGGCGCTAATGTCGATGAACTGGTGAGCCAGGTCAGCCATCACCATGCTTTTGAGGAGCCGGACACCTCCACACAGCGTTTTAACCTGCCACAGTTTTTCAGATTGATACGGATCGATGGTCGCCTAAGGGCGATCCCCTTCGGTGTGTCGGTGGATGAAGCTGAGATGGACTTCTAG